A DNA window from Brassica napus cultivar Da-Ae chromosome A4, Da-Ae, whole genome shotgun sequence contains the following coding sequences:
- the LOC106447928 gene encoding G-type lectin S-receptor-like serine/threonine-protein kinase SRK isoform X2 — protein sequence MQKPSGATDLLIDGDRTDSYEVVAARVQRIAFLTIAEATNDFCDSNILGKGGFGTVYKGKLVEGTDIAVKRLTRMSDSGTSQFLNEVNLISELQHFNVISLLGYCFHSDGHILVFEYHANRSLDLYFFGSTESSKLSWKIRHKIIKGIARGMTYLHHDSCVTIIHRDLKVSNILLDKDMNPKISDFGISRLVSRDHIQTNTKKVSGTRGYIAPECWSDKIFTKKTDVFSFGVVILEIISGKANYKFTNSKGETSLLTCMWRNWEEESLLEVVDPSIMYSSSSPLTMIQIVRYTQIGLLCVQNIPQDRPTMSSLVNIPRDIPTMSSLVVM from the exons ATGCAGAAGCCATCAGGAGCAACTG ATTTGCTAATCGACGGAGATAGAACTGACTCGTACGAGGTTGTGGCAGCTCGAGTTCAACGGATAGCGTTTCTAACTATAGCTGAAGCAACAAACGACTTTTGTGATTCAAACATACTTGGCAAAGGTGGATTTGGTACAGTTTACAAG GGAAAATTAGTTGAGGGGACAGATATCGCTGTGAAGAGACTGACCAGAATGTCAGATTCGGGAACCTCTCAGTTCTTGAACGAGGTGAATTTAATTTCAGAACTTCAGCACTTCAATGTTATTAGTCTACTTGGGTATTGTTTCCACAGTGACGGGCACATATTGGTGTTCGAGTACCACGCAAATCGAAGCCTTGATTTGTATTTCTTTG GAAGTACCGAAAGCTCTAAGCTAAGTTGGAAAATaagacataaaataattaaaggaATCGCAAGAGGAATGACGTATCTCCACCACGATTCATGTGTAACGATCATCCACCGAGATTTGAAAGTAAGCAACATCTTGCTTGATAAAGATATGAATCCCAAAATATCGGATTTTGGGATTTCTCGACTAGTTAGTAGAGACCATATCCAAACCAACACAAAGAAGGTATCTGGAACCCG GGGATACATAGCTCCCGAGTGCTGGTCTGACAAGATATTCACAAAAAAAACTGATGTCTTTAGTTTCGGAGTTGTGATTCTTGAAATAATAAGCGGCAAGGCGAACTATAAGTTCACCAACTCTAAGGGAGAGACTAGTCTCCTCACATGC ATGTGGAGGAACTGGGAAGAAGAAAGCTTGCTTGAGGTAGTTGATCCATCCATTATGTATTCATCATCTTCACCGTTAACAATGATTCAGATCGTTCGATATACCCAAATTGGTCTGTTATGCGTACAAAATATTCCACAAGACAGACCTACAATGTCCTCCCTTGTG AATATTCCACGAGACATACCTACAATGTCCTCCCTTGTGGTAATGTAA
- the LOC106447928 gene encoding G-type lectin S-receptor-like serine/threonine-protein kinase SRK isoform X1, which produces MQKPSGATDLLIDGDRTDSYEVVAARVQRIAFLTIAEATNDFCDSNILGKGGFGTVYKGKLVEGTDIAVKRLTRMSDSGTSQFLNEVNLISELQHFNVISLLGYCFHSDGHILVFEYHANRSLDLYFFGSTESSKLSWKIRHKIIKGIARGMTYLHHDSCVTIIHRDLKVSNILLDKDMNPKISDFGISRLVSRDHIQTNTKKVSGTRGYIAPECWSDKIFTKKTDVFSFGVVILEIISGKANYKFTNSKGETSLLTCMWRNWEEESLLEVVDPSIMYSSSSPLTMIQIVRYTQIGLLCVQNIPQDRPTMSSLVVMFESSTELPRPKPPVYFNSDTTYSTFEIGSTSMLTTMSSLVRTEYSTRHTYNVLPCGNVRKFNRASSV; this is translated from the exons ATGCAGAAGCCATCAGGAGCAACTG ATTTGCTAATCGACGGAGATAGAACTGACTCGTACGAGGTTGTGGCAGCTCGAGTTCAACGGATAGCGTTTCTAACTATAGCTGAAGCAACAAACGACTTTTGTGATTCAAACATACTTGGCAAAGGTGGATTTGGTACAGTTTACAAG GGAAAATTAGTTGAGGGGACAGATATCGCTGTGAAGAGACTGACCAGAATGTCAGATTCGGGAACCTCTCAGTTCTTGAACGAGGTGAATTTAATTTCAGAACTTCAGCACTTCAATGTTATTAGTCTACTTGGGTATTGTTTCCACAGTGACGGGCACATATTGGTGTTCGAGTACCACGCAAATCGAAGCCTTGATTTGTATTTCTTTG GAAGTACCGAAAGCTCTAAGCTAAGTTGGAAAATaagacataaaataattaaaggaATCGCAAGAGGAATGACGTATCTCCACCACGATTCATGTGTAACGATCATCCACCGAGATTTGAAAGTAAGCAACATCTTGCTTGATAAAGATATGAATCCCAAAATATCGGATTTTGGGATTTCTCGACTAGTTAGTAGAGACCATATCCAAACCAACACAAAGAAGGTATCTGGAACCCG GGGATACATAGCTCCCGAGTGCTGGTCTGACAAGATATTCACAAAAAAAACTGATGTCTTTAGTTTCGGAGTTGTGATTCTTGAAATAATAAGCGGCAAGGCGAACTATAAGTTCACCAACTCTAAGGGAGAGACTAGTCTCCTCACATGC ATGTGGAGGAACTGGGAAGAAGAAAGCTTGCTTGAGGTAGTTGATCCATCCATTATGTATTCATCATCTTCACCGTTAACAATGATTCAGATCGTTCGATATACCCAAATTGGTCTGTTATGCGTACAAAATATTCCACAAGACAGACCTACAATGTCCTCCCTTGTGGTAATGTTTGAAAGTTCAACCGAACTTCCTCGTCCTAAACCTCCCGTTTATTTTAACAGTGACACTACATACAGTACTTTTGAGATCGGTTCTACATCTATGTTAACAACAATGTCCTCCCTTGTGCGTACAGAATATTCCACGAGACATACCTACAATGTCCTCCCTTGTGGTAATGTAAGAAAGTTCAACAGAGCTTCCTCGGTCTAA
- the LOC125608089 gene encoding uncharacterized protein LOC125608089 — protein MVLVHFMIRFTKIILLSFVDMELELPKRLYAEGLKPQVKKINNCCRMELIRDLKKAMSAEYNDVKIDPVFKHIMAIADNKLGFSGKLVDSFLGKQLITSKMHEKWFVFARMPLQFSLQEYHAVTGLKVSRESSSDVVTWKNDGGFWSNLLRSGDKITLKSIRKVHLKEVHKWTRIDRMRLIYLCVIMGVVMGRDEKVNIPYMYIKLVMDLDKLQKFHWSLHSYDFLLSSIEKARKKLGKKDSYIFEGFSYALQIWIMEAIPDFGEICGRHVSCSFIGPRCGNWKGVANVSYEDIIELEDSLTKKVTISHCFLIYGCCIKFV, from the coding sequence ATGGTTTTGGTTCATTTCATGATTCGTTTCACTAAAATCATTTTGTTGTCTTTTGTAGATATGGAGTTAGAGCTACCTAAGCGACTGTATGCAGAGGGTTTGAAACCTCAGGTCAAGAAGATCAACAATTGCTGCCGCATGGAACTTATCAGGGATCTGAAGAAAGCCATGTCTGCAGAGTACAATGATGTGAAGATAGATCCTGTTTTCAAACATATCATGGCTATTGCGGATAACAAGCTCGGTTTTTCAGGAAAATTGGTGGATAGTTTCTTGGGTAAGCAGCTGATTACCTCGAAGATGCATGAGAAGTGGTTTGTCTTTGCGAGGATGCCTCTCCAGTTTTCGCTTCAGGAGTACCATGCTGTGACAGGCCTCAAAGTTTCTCGGGAAAGCAGCAGTGACGTAGTAACATGGAAAAATGACGGGGGGTTTTGGAGTAACCTACTAAGGTCTGGTGATAAGATCACCTTGAAGTCGATCCGAAAGGTGCATCTAAAAGAAGTTCACAAGTGGACACGGATTGATAGAATGAGGTTGATCTACCTGTGTGTGATAATGGGTGTGGTGAtggggagagatgagaaggtgAACATCCCTTATATGTACATCAAGTTGGTGATGGATCTTGACAAGCTCCAGAAGTTCCATTGGAGTCTTCACTCGTATGACTTCCTGCTAAGTTCCATTGAGAAGGCTAGGAAGAAGTTGGGTAAGAAGGACAGCTACATTTTTGAGGGTTTCTCATATGCTCTCCAGATTTGGATTATGGAAGCAATTCCTGATTTTGGAGAAATATGTGGGAGACACGTCTCTTGCAGCTTCATCGGTCCAAGGTGTGGCAATTGGAAAGGAGTTGCAAACGTTTCTTACGAAGACATCATTGAGCTTGAGGACTCCTTAACTAAGAAGGTAACTATCTCAcattgttttcttatatatggTTGTTGTATAAAATTTGTATAG